The proteins below come from a single Cannabis sativa cultivar Pink pepper isolate KNU-18-1 chromosome 3, ASM2916894v1, whole genome shotgun sequence genomic window:
- the LOC115711188 gene encoding exopolygalacturonase-like — translation MASTLLDHFTLFLIFLLVIITKVQSDNKVFNVINFGVVADGKTDNSKAFVDVWNQACAYSGRGVVLIPEGTYYASSMVFNGPCKGQTLFSIKGILKAPIDKKEWVGLESWISFRYIVNLEISGGGSFDGQGSYAWPYNDCQTNPHCFQFPTSIELSFVNQSLINSIKLINSKNFNIKVFGCQDTTFENIQITAPPTSPNTDGIHIGSSTGIKIFSSSIATGDDCVSIGPGTDNLLVSGLACGPGHGISIGSLGRYPNEADVTNLVIQNCNISGTSNGVRIKTWAPSPPSNVYNVTFENIGMNNVDNPIIIDQQYCPFETRKCGNGASSQVQIRNVKFNNIYGTSKNKVAVELKCSPSKPCRELSLTNINLNFPGGATSSCSNAYGTATGREQPPACI, via the exons ATGGCTTCAACATTACTTGATCACTTCACattattcttaattttcttgttaGTGATAATCACTAAAGTCCAATCCGATAACAAAGTTTTCAATGTGATCAATTTTGGTGTTGTTGCTGATGGAAAAACTGACAATAGCAAG GCATTTGTTGATGTGTGGAATCAAGCTTGTGCATATAGTGGAAGAGGTGTTGTTTTGATCCCCGAAGGGACATACTATGCAAGCTCTATGGTGTTCAATGGACCATGTAAGGGTCAAACCCTTTTCTCCATTAAGGGAATTCTTAAGGCTCCAATTGATAAAAAAGAATGGGTTGGTCTTGAAAGTTGGATTAGTTTTAGATATATTGTTAACTTGGAGATTAGTGGAGGAGGCTCTTTTGATGGCCAAGGATCTTATGCTTGGCCCTACAATGATTGTCAGACTAACCcacattgtttccaatttccTACT TCTATAGAGCTTTCATTTGTGAATCAATCATTGATCAACAGCATAAAATTAATCAACAGCAAAAACTTTAACATAAAAGTATTTGGGTGCCAAGACACAACTTTTGAAAACATTCAAATAACAGCTCCACCCACAAGCCCCAACACTGATGGAATCCACATTGGTTCATCCACTGGAATCAAAATCTTCAGTTCTAGCATAGCCACTGGAGACGATTGCGTCTCAATCGGGCCGGGGACAGACAACCTACTCGTGAGTGGGTTGGCATGTGGCCCCGGCCACGGAATTAGTATCGGAAGCCTTGGAAGATATCCCAATGAAGCTGATGTTACAAATTTGGTGATACAAAATTGTAACATAAGTGGTACTTCAAATGGAGTGAGGATCAAAACTTGGGCTCCTTCTCCTCCAAGCAATGTTTATAATGTTACATTTGAGAATATTGGCATGAATAATGTGGATAATCCAATTATTATTGACCAACAATATTGTCCATTTGAAACCAGAAAATGTGGTAATGGAGCTTCATCTCAAGTTCAAATAAGGAATGTGaagttcaataatatttatGGGACATCGAAGAACAAAGTTGCAGTGGAATTGAAATGCAGCCCAAGTAAACCTTGTCGTGAGTTAAGTTTAACAAACATAAATCTGAATTTTCCTGGGGGTGCTACTTCATCTTGTTCTAATGCATATGGAACTGCTACAGGTCGTGAACAACCTCCTGCTTGTATTTAA
- the LOC115708715 gene encoding LOB domain-containing protein 40 yields the protein MRLSCNGCRILRRGCAKNCSIRPCLLWIKSSLSQSNATLFLAKFYGRAGLINLINAGPLHRRPDIFKSLLYEACGRIVNPISGSTGLVQSGSWHLCEAAVEAVLRGEPIKPASDELVGNLSCDIRHVAKRESSVLCDRLKVQTRRRLRRKKVAKVEESETEFGTESAQLVLSGPPVSHDSEEETRLQQRLSQGGADSGEEDSGGSVALVVKPKLGLGDEVDLELTLGSALWNFDNGF from the exons ATGCGATTAAGCTGTAATGGATGTCGAATTCTCCGGCGAGGGTGCGCCAAGAACTGTTCCATCAGACCTTGTCTTCTCTGGATCAAATCCTCACTCTCTCAATCCAACGCCACTCTCTTCCTCGCCAAATTCTATGGCCGCGCTGGTCTCATCAACCTCATCAATGCCGGTCCTCTCCATCGCCGACCtg ATATATTCAAGTCATTGCTATACGAAGCTTGTGGTCGTATTGTGAATCCAATTAGCGGCTCAACCGGCTTGGTCCAGTCAGGAAGCTGGCACTTATGCGAAGCCGCAGTGGAAGCCGTACTGAGAGGTGAGCCTATTAAGCCGGCTTCTGATGAGTTGGTGGGGAATTTGAGCTGTGATATTCGCCACGTGGCGAAGAGAGAGAGCTCTGTGTTGTGTGATCGGCTTAAGGTTCAGACTCGGCGACGGCTCAGGAGGAAGAAGGTGGCTAAGGTTGAGGAATCGGAGACCGAGTTTGGGACTGAGTCGGCTCAGTTGGTTTTGTCTGGGCCGCCTGTGAGTCACGACTCGGAGGAGGAAACTCGGCTGCAGCAGCGGCTGAGTCAGGGTGGAGCCGATAGCGGAGAGGAGGATAGTGGCGGCTCGGTGGCTTTGGTTGTGAAGCCGAAGCTCGGCTTGGGTGATGAAGTAGATTTGGAGCTGACTTTGGGCTCTGCATTGTGGAATTTTGACAAcggattttaa
- the LOC115711235 gene encoding NADH dehydrogenase [ubiquinone] 1 beta subcomplex subunit 10-B yields MGRKKGVVFDDSPPDDFDAENPYKDPVAMLEMREHIVREKWIDIEKAKILRERLKWCYRVEGINHLQKCRHLVQQYLDSTRGIGWGKDGRHPAQHGPKVVADADEADE; encoded by the exons atggGGAGAAAGAAGGGAGTAGTGTTCGATGATTCGCCGCCGGATGACTTCGATGCCGAGAATCCCTACAAGGACCCAGTGGCCATGCTTGAGATGAGGGAGCACATCGTTAGGGAGAAATGGATCGATATCGAAAAGGCAAAGATTCTCAGAGAAAGGCTCAAATGGTGTTACCGTGTCGAAGGTATAAATCACCTTCAGAAATGTCGCCATCTCGTCCAACAGTACCTTGATTCTACTCGTGGAATCGGTTGGGGCAAGGACGGCCGTCATCCCGCTCAACACG GTCCTAAGGTTGTGGCAGATGCAGATGAGGCTGATGAGTGA
- the LOC115711185 gene encoding exopolygalacturonase-like produces the protein MGSTLVGHFTLFLISWLVIITKVQSDNKVFNVINFGAVADGKTDNSKAFVDVWKQACAYSGRGVVLIPKGTYYASSMVFNGPCKGQTLFSIEGILKAPIDKKEWVGLESWISFRYIVHLEISGGGSFDGQGSYAWPYNDCQTNPHCIQLPTSIGLEFVNQSLMKDIKLINSKSFNMKVFGCQDTTFENIKIRAPATSPNTDGIHIGSSTGIKIFSSNIATGDDCVSIGPGTDNLLVSGLTCGPGHGVSIGSLGKYPNEADVTNLVIQNCNISGTSNGVRIKTWAPSPPSNVYNVTFENIGMNNVDNPIIIDQQYCPFETKKCGNGASSQVQIRKVKFNNIYGTSKGKVAVELKCSPSKPCVELSLKNINLNFPGGATSSCSNAHGTATGHEQPPPCIN, from the exons ATGGGTTCAACATTAGTTGGTCACTTCACATTATTCTTAATTTCATGGTTAGTGATAATCACCAAAGTCCAATCTGATAATAAAGTTTTCAATGTGATCAATTTTGGTGCTGTTGCTGATGGAAAAACTGATAATAGCAAG GCATTTGTTGATGTATGGAAGCAAGCTTGTGCATATAGTGGAAGAGGTGTTGTTTTGATCCCAAAAGGGACATACTATGCAAGCTCTATGGTGTTCAATGGACCATGCAAGGGTCAAACCCTTTTCTCCATTGAAGGAATTCTTAAGGCTCCAATTGATAAAAAAGAATGGGTTGGTCTTGAAAGTTGGATTAGTTTTAGATATATTGTTCACTTGGAGATTAGTGGAGGAGGCTCTTTTGATGGCCAAGGATCTTATGCTTGGCCCTACAATGATTGTCAAACTAACCCACATTGCATCCAACTTCCTACT tCCATAGGGCTTGAATTTGTGAATCAATCATTAATGAAGGACATAAAATTAATCAACAGCAAAAGCTTTAACATGAAAGTGTTTGGGTGCCAAGACACAACTTTTGAAAACATTAAAATCAGAGCTCCAGCCACAAGCCCCAACACTGATGGAATCCACATTGGTTCATCCACTGGAATCAAAATCTTCAGCTCTAACATAGCCACCGGGGACGACTGTGTCTCAATCGGGCCGGGGACAGACAACCTACTCGTGAGTGGGTTGACATGTGGCCCCGGCCACGGAGTTAGTATCGGAAGCCTTGGGAAATATCCCAATGAAGCTGATGTTACAAATTTGGTGATACAAAATTGTAACATAAGTGGTACTTCTAATGGAGTGAGGATCAAAACTTGGGCTCCTTCTCCTCCAAGCAATGTTTATAATGTTACATTTGAGAATATTGGCATGAATAATGTGGATAATCCAATTATTATTGACCAACAATACTGTCCATTTGAAACCAAAAAATGTGGTAATGGAGCTTCATCTCAAGTTCAAATAAGGAAAGTAaagttcaataatatttatGGGACATCAAAGGGAAAAGTTGCAGTGGAATTGAAATGCAGCCCAAGTAAACCTTGTGTTGAGTTAAGTTTAAAAAACATAAATCTGAATTTTCCTGGGGGTGCTACTTCATCTTGTTCAAATGCACATGGAACTGCTACAGGTCATGAACAACCTCCCCCTTGTATTAATTAG